The genomic window TAAAAATCGGTTCAGTGGACAGCATCCATGCGCGGAGCGGCTGTCGGGCGGCGAAGCTATTCCGGGTTAGCCTGCTTGGCAATCCGCAAATTGCGGACGGCGGAGGGTTGGAAATCTCGCTTAAATTTACTATTTCCGTAATGCCTTGGCTCCGTTAGACTCGGTCGGTGACGATGACTTCCGGAGAAATGATAATGGCTGCGCCCGAGCGCTGGGATGAGGCCTGTTTCTCCGTGCCGGCACTGCGGGCGATGATGGCGTCCGGCCTGAAAACAGCGGTCCTCTGCCCTGAAAATCAGGCGGATTTCTGGGCCACACTCCCGGATCTGACCGTCATCCCCATCCATGCGAAGGCGAAATCCAGGCTCCTCGCCAAGGAGATTGCGGGAAACTGGCAGGCCTCGCTGGCGTGGGAAACCGGGCTGGCCGCGGATGTTTTTCAAAACGCCTCCATCCCCCGCCGGCTGGGAGTGGACGAGCGGAAACTGAAAAAGCAGCTCACCCACCCGCTCGCCATCTCCGCTACTCCCCTCGAACACCGGGTGCGCCACTACCTTTCCGCTGTCGAGACATTGGGCATTCCAACCGGCCAACCGGAATATTTCGCCCCTGCCGACCTTGGTGTGGACCCCGTGGACGGAACGGTCCTGCTCTGCCCGGGGTCGGATTTCGGCCCGAGTCACGAATGGCCCATCGAACGATGGGTGGAACTCGCTAAAAAACTCATCACCAGCGGT from Luteolibacter yonseiensis includes these protein-coding regions:
- a CDS encoding glycosyltransferase family 9 protein — translated: MAAPERWDEACFSVPALRAMMASGLKTAVLCPENQADFWATLPDLTVIPIHAKAKSRLLAKEIAGNWQASLAWETGLAADVFQNASIPRRLGVDERKLKKQLTHPLAISATPLEHRVRHYLSAVETLGIPTGQPEYFAPADLGVDPVDGTVLLCPGSDFGPSHEWPIERWVELAKKLITSGLRVTVASIGTGRGLGKILSDNLGKSAESFHAEPLDQALPVLAGQSLVISADGSLPHLASHAGATCVVLFGPNDPAWKRPLGKRHASVRRHVECSPCLLPKCPLDLRCQKELDTGRVWQAVLEKLR